The following coding sequences lie in one Zingiber officinale cultivar Zhangliang chromosome 2B, Zo_v1.1, whole genome shotgun sequence genomic window:
- the LOC122048248 gene encoding uncharacterized protein At2g39795, mitochondrial-like, which yields MAFSAAFCLAVSIASHLAARSLSRSLDPRLSTIIHPHSLRNVISERTVWPLPCTAFFSSVTMKLASDSNLIQGVNSEIKCTLESDDYDRQVEEIPGGFPFEIQDEKGMNTVTLKKNYHGESIEVIVSMPSLVTSEEPDNEPDNNDEDSDQSERPCQSSIPRTVVVSKGKGLSLEFSCASYPDEATIDSMSVRENKESDDEMLGYEGPDFSDLDENLQKSFHKYLEIRGISPLTTNFLHEYMINKDNHDYLLWLKNLNQFIQKWFSVGKDDT from the exons ATGGCCTTCTCTGCTGCCTTCTGCCTTGCCGTTTCCATTGCCTCTCATTTGGCTGCCCGCTCCCTTTCTAGGAGTCTCGACCCTCGCCTCTCGACCATTATCCATCCCCACTCTTTGAGGAATGTCATCTCAGAGAGAACTGTGTGGCCCCTTCCTTGTACTGCATTTTTCTCTTCTGTTACAATGAAGCTAGCCTCCGACTCTAACCTCATTCAAGGCGTCAACTCTGAGATCAAGTGCACACTGGAATCTGATGATTATGACAGG CAGGTGGAGGAGATACCAGGTGGCTTTCCTTTTGAGATCCAAGATGAGAAGGGAATGAACACTGTTACTCTGAAGAAAAACTATCATGGAGAGAGTATCGAGGTCATAGTTTCCATGCCTAGCCTTGTCACTAGTGAGGAACCAGATAATGAACCTGACAACAATGATGAAGATAGTGATCAATCGGAGAGACCTTGTCAATCTAGCATCCCACGCACCGTTGTCGTATCTAAAGGAAAGGGGCTAAGTTTGGAGTTCTCGTGTGCTTCCTATCCTGATGAAGCTACCATTGATAGCATGTCTGTCAGAGAAAACAAAGAATCTGATGATGAGATGCTTGGCTATGAAGGACCTGATTTCAG TGATCTAGATGAGAATCTGCAAAAATCCTTTCACAAGTATCTAGAGATAAGAGGAATTTCCCCTTTGACAACCAATTTCCTAcatgagtacatgataaataaAGACAACCATGATTATTTGCTGTGGTTGAAGAATTTGAATCAGTTTATCCAAAA ATGGTTCAGTGTAGGGAAAGATGATACTTGA